The following proteins are encoded in a genomic region of Saccharopolyspora antimicrobica:
- a CDS encoding Mrp/NBP35 family ATP-binding protein, translated as MTSTQSAPTEDAVRKALSQVEDPEIRRPITDLGMVKSVSIGDGGAVLVEVYLTVKGCPMRETITQRVTDAVAAVEGVGSVQVELDVMSDEQRTELRKALRGDAAEPRIPFAEPGSMTRVYCVASGKGGVGKSSVTVNLAAAMAERGLSVGVVDADIYGHSVPRMLGAGGKPTQVEKMIMPPQSHGVKVISIGMFTPGNTPVVWRGPMLHRALQQFLADVFWGDLDVLLLDLPPGTGDVALSTAQLIPNAEILVVTTPQQAAAEVAERAGAIAMQTRQRLAGVVENMSWMELPDGQRMEVFGSGGGQLVADSLSRSLGTEVPLLGQVPLDPRLREAGDAGTPLVLEAPDSPAAVVLNDIAKRLSTRSRGLAGKLLSVSPA; from the coding sequence GTGACCAGTACGCAGTCCGCGCCCACCGAGGACGCCGTCCGCAAGGCCCTCAGCCAGGTCGAGGACCCGGAGATCCGGCGGCCGATCACCGACCTGGGCATGGTCAAGAGCGTGTCCATCGGCGACGGCGGCGCCGTGCTGGTCGAGGTCTACCTGACGGTCAAGGGCTGCCCGATGCGGGAGACCATCACCCAGCGGGTCACCGACGCGGTCGCCGCCGTCGAGGGCGTCGGCTCCGTCCAGGTGGAGCTGGACGTGATGAGCGACGAGCAGCGCACCGAGCTGCGCAAGGCGCTGCGCGGCGACGCCGCCGAACCGCGCATCCCGTTCGCCGAGCCGGGCTCGATGACCCGCGTGTACTGCGTGGCATCGGGCAAGGGCGGCGTCGGCAAGTCCAGCGTGACGGTGAACCTCGCCGCCGCGATGGCCGAGCGCGGGCTGTCGGTGGGCGTGGTGGACGCCGACATCTACGGCCACTCGGTGCCGCGGATGCTGGGGGCGGGCGGCAAGCCCACCCAGGTGGAGAAGATGATCATGCCGCCGCAGTCGCACGGCGTGAAGGTCATCTCGATCGGCATGTTCACCCCGGGCAACACCCCGGTGGTCTGGCGCGGCCCGATGCTGCACCGCGCGCTGCAGCAGTTCCTCGCCGACGTGTTCTGGGGCGACCTGGACGTGCTGCTGCTGGACCTCCCGCCCGGCACCGGCGACGTGGCGCTGTCCACCGCCCAGCTCATCCCGAACGCCGAGATCCTGGTGGTCACCACCCCGCAGCAGGCGGCGGCCGAGGTCGCCGAGCGCGCGGGCGCGATCGCCATGCAGACCCGCCAGCGGCTGGCCGGCGTGGTGGAGAACATGTCCTGGATGGAGCTGCCCGACGGCCAGCGGATGGAGGTCTTCGGCTCCGGCGGCGGTCAGCTGGTGGCCGACTCGCTGTCCCGCTCGCTGGGCACCGAGGTCCCGCTGCTCGGCCAGGTCCCGCTCGACCCGCGCCTGCGCGAGGCGGGCGACGCGGGCACGCCCCTGGTGCTGGAGGCGCCGGACTCCCCGGCCGCGGTGGTCCTCAACGACATCGCCAAGCGGCTGTCCACCCGCTCCCGGGGCCTGGCGGGCAAGCTACTCTCCGTCTCCCCGGCCTGA
- a CDS encoding O-methyltransferase, which yields MIPETPLGAGPAGREQTPLRMPDGPQGTSVGASPLHVLRFLAAALQAKAAVEVGTGSGETALWLLRGMVPDGVVTSIDADASVHREARGTLRDAGVPASRTRLIAGRAVDLMPRLTEGGYDLVSVNIATTEYPQYLELGLRLLRPGGVIVFAGTQLAGPDTRSAMAQALRELIREVQSDDTLVPVTLPTGPGLLAITKRI from the coding sequence GTGATCCCCGAGACGCCGCTCGGTGCCGGGCCCGCGGGCCGCGAGCAGACGCCGCTGCGCATGCCCGATGGCCCGCAGGGCACATCGGTCGGTGCGTCGCCGCTGCACGTGCTGCGCTTCCTGGCCGCGGCGTTGCAGGCGAAGGCCGCCGTGGAGGTCGGCACCGGCTCGGGCGAGACCGCGCTGTGGCTGCTCCGCGGCATGGTGCCGGACGGCGTGGTGACCTCGATCGACGCGGACGCCTCGGTGCACCGCGAGGCGCGCGGGACGCTGCGCGACGCGGGCGTCCCGGCCAGCCGCACCCGGCTGATCGCCGGCCGCGCGGTCGACCTGATGCCCCGCCTCACCGAGGGCGGCTACGACCTGGTCTCGGTGAACATCGCGACCACGGAGTACCCGCAGTACCTGGAGCTCGGCCTGCGCCTGCTCCGGCCGGGCGGGGTGATCGTCTTCGCCGGTACCCAGCTGGCCGGGCCGGACACCCGCAGCGCGATGGCCCAAGCCCTGCGCGAGCTCATCCGCGAGGTGCAGTCCGACGACACCCTCGTCCCGGTCACGCTCCCGACCGGGCCGGGTCTGCTGGCCATCACCAAGCGCATCTGA
- the sigE gene encoding RNA polymerase sigma factor SigE — translation MSVAPSVRPSTGVRPSTVSPAEEVAWTPPSWDEVVRQHADRVYRLAYRLTGNQHDAEDLTQETFIRVFRSLASYKPGTFEGWLHRITTNLFLDMARRRSRLRMEGLPEDTDRLPGGGPSPEQVFYDTHLDPDLQSALDELPPEFRAAVVLCDVEGLSYEEIGTTLGVKLGTVRSRIHRGRQMLKATLESRREQAREV, via the coding sequence ATGAGTGTGGCCCCCAGTGTTCGACCGAGCACCGGTGTTCGACCCAGCACCGTCTCGCCCGCTGAGGAGGTCGCCTGGACCCCGCCGTCGTGGGACGAGGTCGTGCGGCAGCACGCCGACCGGGTGTACCGGCTGGCGTACCGCCTGACCGGTAACCAGCACGACGCGGAGGACCTGACCCAGGAGACCTTCATCCGGGTGTTCCGCTCGCTCGCCTCGTACAAGCCGGGGACGTTCGAGGGGTGGCTGCACCGGATCACCACGAACCTGTTCCTGGACATGGCCCGCCGCAGGTCCCGCCTGCGGATGGAGGGCCTGCCCGAGGACACCGACCGGTTGCCGGGCGGCGGTCCGAGCCCGGAGCAGGTGTTCTACGACACCCACCTCGACCCCGACCTGCAGTCGGCGCTGGACGAGCTGCCCCCGGAGTTCCGGGCCGCAGTGGTGCTCTGCGACGTCGAGGGCCTCTCCTACGAGGAGATCGGGACGACGCTGGGCGTCAAGCTCGGAACCGTGCGCAGCAGGATCCACCGCGGACGCCAGATGCTGAAGGCCACCTTGGAGTCTCGCCGCGAGCAAGCCCGGGAGGTTTGA
- a CDS encoding zf-HC2 domain-containing protein: MTVLRGWGLPEQHLALDAIVAFVDGELSPNAHDRAAAHLARCPACTSDAAAQRQARAAVKAAGTPSISPSLLQALQAIPAHAELPSQPEGLALTEDGQLVTVSRPDRARRFGTGAVLGSTTPLGGGQQPLGSSRPFAGDPGGEPEPARRMGRRTKQGAGVVFSGLVLGALALMNLPADEDGRPIPGLPGPQPGGEFAVVPASARDSLPPETTTRAEPPAPLVAAVVPPAAEPAPTTTSSAAPQN, encoded by the coding sequence ATGACGGTTTTGCGTGGGTGGGGTCTGCCCGAGCAGCACCTCGCGCTGGACGCGATCGTCGCTTTCGTGGACGGGGAACTGAGCCCGAACGCCCATGACCGCGCCGCCGCCCACCTGGCCCGGTGCCCCGCGTGCACGTCGGACGCCGCCGCCCAGCGGCAGGCCCGGGCCGCGGTGAAGGCTGCCGGGACCCCGTCGATCTCGCCGTCCCTCCTGCAGGCGCTGCAGGCCATACCGGCGCACGCCGAGCTCCCGAGCCAGCCCGAAGGCCTCGCGCTGACCGAGGACGGCCAGCTGGTCACCGTCTCCCGCCCCGACCGCGCGCGCCGGTTCGGCACCGGCGCCGTCCTGGGTTCCACGACGCCGCTCGGCGGCGGGCAGCAACCCTTGGGGAGCTCCCGCCCTTTTGCCGGTGATCCCGGCGGCGAGCCCGAACCGGCCCGCCGGATGGGCCGCCGCACCAAGCAGGGCGCCGGCGTGGTGTTCTCCGGCCTCGTGCTCGGCGCGCTCGCGCTGATGAACCTGCCCGCGGACGAGGACGGCAGGCCGATCCCCGGGTTGCCCGGCCCGCAGCCGGGCGGGGAGTTCGCCGTGGTGCCCGCCTCCGCCCGCGATTCGCTGCCGCCGGAGACGACGACCCGCGCCGAGCCGCCGGCGCCGCTGGTGGCCGCTGTCGTGCCTCCGGCCGCCGAACCCGCACCGACTACCACGTCGAGCGCGGCCCCGCAGAACTGA
- a CDS encoding S1C family serine protease produces MNGSAEPPRLAPKPLHRPPVDPAQSSSFRRPQGVTGSFDPNRRNAPVRGIERTAPPAAPLASAFGRPEDSAEQLQRAPGERPVTPEPAEEPVLWNSDERDPWRNPAAGAMLGPPAASAEQDEESEPKETGPLLSAREVLFGRRVQPRALAILAVVALLVGLAGGFLGRITAEEGNPLLNPSVTLAEVEPAKERPKGTVAAVAQRVVPAVVSIEVRVGAQGGSGSGVVIDGEGYVLTNNHVVSMAADTPNAQVSAVFHDGTRAPARIVGRDVKTDLAVIKVEVSNPTVAQLGDSDSLTVGDDVIAIGSPLGLAGTVTTGIVSSVHRPMRLAGEGTDTNAVIDAIQTDAAINPGNSGGALVDGNGAVVGINSAIRTLGAGGEGGSIGLGFAIPIDDARRIAQELIRTGHVQHADLGVNAKSVSDGLADGAQVQNVQDGSAAAAAGIAEGDVIIRVGERKVGSADELVVAVDRHQVGERIPVAVVRQGRELVLDVTLK; encoded by the coding sequence GTGAACGGCTCCGCGGAACCGCCCCGCCTGGCACCGAAGCCGCTGCACCGCCCGCCGGTCGACCCGGCGCAGAGCTCCTCCTTCCGCCGCCCGCAGGGCGTGACCGGCAGCTTCGACCCGAACCGGCGCAACGCCCCGGTGCGCGGCATCGAGCGCACCGCTCCCCCCGCTGCCCCGCTGGCCAGCGCCTTCGGCCGCCCCGAGGACAGCGCGGAACAGCTCCAGCGGGCTCCCGGCGAGCGGCCGGTGACGCCCGAACCGGCCGAGGAGCCGGTGCTGTGGAACTCCGACGAGCGCGACCCGTGGCGCAACCCGGCCGCGGGCGCGATGCTCGGTCCGCCCGCCGCCTCCGCCGAGCAGGACGAGGAGTCGGAGCCGAAGGAGACGGGCCCGCTGCTGAGCGCCCGCGAAGTCCTGTTCGGCCGCCGCGTGCAGCCCCGCGCGCTCGCGATCCTCGCCGTGGTCGCCCTGCTCGTCGGCCTCGCCGGCGGATTCCTGGGCCGGATCACCGCCGAGGAGGGCAACCCGCTGCTCAACCCGTCAGTGACGCTGGCCGAGGTCGAACCGGCCAAGGAGCGGCCGAAGGGCACGGTGGCCGCCGTCGCGCAGCGCGTGGTGCCCGCCGTGGTCTCGATCGAGGTGCGCGTCGGCGCGCAGGGCGGCAGCGGTTCGGGCGTGGTCATCGACGGCGAGGGCTACGTGCTGACCAACAACCACGTCGTCTCGATGGCCGCCGACACCCCGAACGCGCAGGTCTCCGCCGTGTTCCACGACGGAACGCGGGCCCCGGCGCGGATCGTGGGCCGCGACGTCAAGACCGACCTCGCGGTGATCAAGGTCGAGGTGTCCAACCCGACGGTGGCCCAGCTCGGCGACTCCGACAGCCTCACCGTCGGCGACGACGTGATCGCCATCGGCTCGCCGCTGGGCCTGGCGGGCACGGTGACCACCGGCATCGTCAGCTCGGTGCACCGCCCGATGCGGCTGGCCGGGGAGGGCACCGACACCAACGCGGTGATCGACGCCATCCAGACCGACGCCGCGATCAACCCGGGCAACTCCGGCGGCGCGCTGGTCGACGGCAACGGCGCGGTGGTCGGCATCAACAGCGCGATCCGCACGCTCGGCGCGGGCGGCGAGGGCGGCTCGATCGGGCTGGGCTTCGCGATCCCGATCGACGACGCCCGGCGCATCGCCCAGGAGCTGATCCGCACCGGCCACGTCCAGCACGCCGACCTCGGGGTCAACGCCAAGTCGGTGAGCGACGGCCTCGCCGACGGCGCCCAGGTGCAGAACGTGCAGGACGGCAGCGCCGCGGCGGCGGCCGGGATCGCCGAGGGCGATGTGATCATCCGGGTCGGCGAGCGCAAGGTCGGCAGCGCCGACGAGCTGGTCGTGGCCGTGGACCGGCACCAGGTCGGCGAGCGGATCCCGGTCGCGGTGGTGCGGCAGGGCCGCGAGCTCGTCCTGGACGTGACGCTGAAGTGA
- a CDS encoding sec-independent translocase — MFDSIGWPELLVLIVVGLFVLGPERLPQGAAWLGKTVRQVKEYATGARDQIKSELGPEFDDLRKPLEDLRGIRDFNPRTAVTKHLFDGDNPLDLNSNGNGHAPPSSQPKPPQRPLEPGERPPFDSDAT; from the coding sequence GTGTTCGATAGCATCGGCTGGCCCGAGCTCCTCGTGCTCATCGTGGTCGGTCTGTTCGTGCTGGGCCCGGAGCGCCTGCCGCAGGGCGCGGCGTGGCTGGGCAAGACCGTCCGCCAGGTCAAGGAGTACGCGACCGGGGCGCGCGATCAGATCAAGTCCGAGCTCGGACCGGAGTTCGACGACCTGCGCAAGCCGCTGGAGGACCTGCGCGGCATCCGCGACTTCAACCCGCGCACCGCGGTGACCAAGCACCTGTTCGACGGGGACAACCCGCTCGACCTCAACTCGAACGGCAACGGCCACGCTCCGCCGTCGAGCCAGCCGAAGCCGCCGCAGCGACCGCTGGAGCCCGGCGAGCGCCCGCCGTTCGACTCCGACGCGACCTGA
- a CDS encoding MFS transporter translates to MDQARTNRIRIALLLGALALFALLYAPQPVLPQFAEAFALAPGTVALLVSAATLGLAVAAIPLGALAEAVGRRRVMIGALLVAEVLGLLLPWIPVFPVLVVVRLLQGIAIAGLAAVATAYLAEETGGKNLGAAMGLYVAGTTIGGMTGRLLGGVVGDFAGWQGGVLAVALLAAVCTAFFVVLLPAECNHQRKPLSLGPLFGGLRAALRDPVLYGPYLVAALGMGSFVTVYNVLGFRLTAPPLLVPPALAALLFLAYAAGTVTSTLAGRAADHYGRTRVLLTGLAVTALGLLLMLSDGLVMIVLGLVVFTGGFFAAHSVASGWVGVRASAQARSQASALYQLAYYGGSSVGGVVGGAAYGSWGWSGMTALLCCWLAAAAVAVWIAQIRSRRSRTAGARRAPAVAAAASAGSTAERGRCRSS, encoded by the coding sequence GTGGACCAGGCACGAACCAATCGAATCCGCATCGCGCTGCTGCTCGGAGCGTTAGCGCTGTTCGCGCTGCTCTACGCGCCTCAGCCGGTGCTGCCGCAGTTCGCCGAAGCGTTCGCGCTGGCTCCGGGGACGGTTGCGCTGCTGGTCTCGGCGGCGACGCTCGGGCTGGCGGTGGCGGCGATCCCGCTCGGCGCGCTCGCCGAGGCCGTCGGCCGCCGCCGGGTCATGATCGGTGCGCTGCTGGTGGCTGAGGTCCTGGGCCTGCTGCTGCCGTGGATCCCGGTCTTCCCGGTGCTCGTGGTCGTCCGCCTGCTCCAGGGCATCGCGATCGCCGGCCTGGCCGCGGTGGCGACCGCGTACCTGGCGGAGGAGACCGGTGGGAAGAACCTGGGTGCGGCCATGGGCCTCTACGTCGCGGGCACCACCATCGGCGGCATGACCGGCCGGCTGCTGGGCGGTGTGGTCGGCGACTTCGCCGGCTGGCAGGGCGGAGTGCTCGCCGTGGCCCTGCTCGCGGCGGTCTGCACCGCGTTCTTCGTGGTGCTGCTCCCGGCCGAGTGCAACCACCAGCGCAAGCCGCTGTCGCTCGGCCCGCTGTTCGGCGGCCTGCGCGCAGCGCTGCGCGATCCCGTGCTCTACGGGCCGTACCTCGTCGCCGCACTCGGCATGGGCTCGTTCGTCACGGTCTACAACGTGCTCGGCTTCCGCCTCACCGCGCCACCGCTGCTCGTGCCGCCCGCGCTGGCCGCACTCCTCTTCCTCGCCTACGCGGCGGGCACCGTGACCTCGACGCTGGCCGGGCGGGCCGCCGACCACTACGGGCGCACGAGGGTCCTGCTCACCGGGCTCGCGGTGACCGCGCTCGGACTGCTGCTGATGCTGTCCGACGGCCTGGTCATGATCGTGCTCGGCCTGGTGGTGTTCACCGGTGGGTTCTTCGCCGCGCACTCGGTGGCCAGCGGCTGGGTCGGCGTCCGGGCGTCAGCGCAGGCCCGCAGCCAGGCGTCGGCGCTGTACCAGCTGGCCTACTACGGCGGCAGCAGCGTCGGTGGCGTGGTGGGCGGCGCGGCCTACGGCAGCTGGGGCTGGTCCGGGATGACGGCGCTGCTCTGCTGCTGGCTCGCCGCCGCGGCCGTCGCGGTGTGGATCGCGCAGATCAGGTCGCGTCGGAGTCGAACGGCGGGCGCTCGCCGGGCTCCAGCGGTCGCTGCGGCGGCTTCGGCTGGCTCGACGGCGGAGCGTGGCCGTTGCCGTTCGAGTTGA
- a CDS encoding LysR family transcriptional regulator: MANQSQAPVDAPQLAAHLAPALAVLRTVAAEGHLTRAAEILGIPQPTVSRTLARLGEQLGAPVIARQGRGIHLTRAGTLLAEAAEEAMQRLEAGCRAVVEELDPDRGQVTFGFQHTMGSNLVPPLLRGFRDQHPQVRFSLVQGARDDMLARTWAGEIDLCLIAPLPAGDPRWASATILEEPLVAVLHAGHRLARRRTLPLADLAAEDFVAMRPGYGLRQIFVRLAEGAGFEPRLAFESEEVDTVRGLVAAGLGVAVLPPADTGPAPDTVEIPLNPPAHRTIGLAWPADRPQPPAVRTFRTFAVTPGAVDFARNRPSPG, encoded by the coding sequence ATGGCGAATCAATCGCAGGCGCCCGTCGATGCGCCCCAGCTCGCGGCCCACCTGGCTCCCGCCCTGGCGGTGCTGCGCACCGTGGCCGCCGAGGGCCATCTCACACGAGCTGCGGAAATCCTGGGCATTCCACAGCCGACGGTGAGCCGCACCCTCGCCAGGCTGGGCGAACAGCTCGGGGCCCCGGTCATCGCCCGGCAGGGGCGCGGCATCCACCTGACCCGCGCGGGCACGCTGCTGGCCGAAGCCGCTGAGGAAGCGATGCAGCGCCTGGAGGCCGGGTGCCGCGCGGTGGTCGAGGAGCTCGACCCGGACCGCGGTCAGGTGACGTTCGGGTTCCAGCACACGATGGGCAGCAACCTGGTGCCGCCGCTGCTGCGCGGCTTCCGCGACCAGCACCCGCAGGTGCGGTTCTCGCTGGTCCAGGGCGCGCGCGACGACATGCTCGCCCGGACCTGGGCGGGCGAGATCGACCTCTGCCTGATCGCGCCGCTACCCGCGGGCGATCCTCGCTGGGCGAGCGCGACGATCCTGGAGGAACCGCTGGTCGCGGTGCTGCACGCCGGGCACCGGCTGGCCCGGCGCCGGACCTTGCCGCTGGCCGATCTCGCCGCAGAGGACTTCGTCGCGATGCGCCCCGGCTACGGCCTGCGGCAGATCTTCGTGCGGCTGGCCGAAGGCGCCGGGTTCGAGCCGCGACTGGCCTTCGAGAGCGAGGAAGTCGACACCGTGCGCGGCCTCGTCGCGGCCGGGCTCGGCGTCGCGGTGCTACCGCCCGCCGACACCGGCCCGGCCCCGGACACCGTCGAGATCCCGCTGAACCCACCGGCCCACCGCACGATCGGCCTGGCCTGGCCCGCCGACCGCCCCCAACCACCAGCGGTCCGAACCTTCCGCACCTTCGCCGTCACCCCAGGAGCGGTCGATTTCGCGCGAAATCGACCATCACCCGGGTGA
- a CDS encoding leucyl aminopeptidase family protein: MSGASVFRPAQPARDADPALPAIPTALVEVDVVRQWRDGVPGAVPVFDGESGPDLAAAAEQFDVDAAVLEAVGVSASAGAVRALPLPTGGLGWAVGVGSGEAAKWRSAGGALARAVRERLNGVAESDDETGDLGEASDADYLQVKLPADVDGEIVSALTLGLALGGYRFRVSRGPVPPRLRKVLLVAPEGADVAALGEQARRARELAAATALARDLANTPSNVKDPAWLTGIAAELAADVPDLTATVRDEKWLADNGFGGILAVGGGSARPPRLLELTYRPKDAAGPHLVLVGKGITFDTGGISIKPAEGMHLMRTDMSGGGAVIAALLTIARLGLAVRVTGLVPSAENHVSGTAYRPGDVVRHYGGTTTEVGNTDAEGRMVLADAIAYAVDKLEPDVLVDVATLTGAMKVALGLRTGGLFASDERLAEQVSAAGAGVGEAWWRMPLLEDHAEAVQGELADVKQTPAGPGGITAALFLREFTGGLPWAHLDIAGPARADKDYNEVVSGATGFAARSLVELAATLTKP, from the coding sequence GTGTCCGGTGCCTCAGTGTTCCGCCCCGCCCAGCCGGCCCGCGATGCGGATCCGGCGCTGCCCGCGATCCCGACCGCACTGGTCGAAGTGGACGTCGTGCGGCAGTGGCGGGACGGCGTGCCCGGTGCGGTCCCGGTCTTCGACGGCGAGTCGGGACCCGATCTGGCCGCCGCGGCTGAACAGTTCGATGTGGACGCCGCGGTGCTGGAGGCTGTCGGCGTGTCGGCCTCGGCCGGCGCGGTGCGCGCGCTGCCGCTGCCCACCGGTGGACTCGGCTGGGCCGTCGGAGTCGGCTCCGGCGAGGCCGCGAAGTGGCGCAGCGCGGGTGGTGCGCTGGCGCGCGCGGTGCGCGAGCGGCTCAACGGCGTGGCCGAATCCGACGACGAGACCGGTGATCTCGGCGAGGCGTCCGACGCGGACTACCTCCAGGTGAAGCTGCCCGCCGACGTCGACGGCGAGATCGTCTCGGCGCTGACGCTGGGCCTGGCGCTCGGCGGCTACCGGTTCCGCGTGTCGCGCGGCCCGGTTCCGCCGCGGCTGCGGAAGGTCCTGCTGGTCGCGCCGGAGGGCGCCGACGTGGCGGCGCTGGGCGAGCAGGCCCGCCGGGCCCGCGAGCTGGCCGCGGCGACGGCCCTCGCCCGCGACCTCGCGAACACCCCGTCCAACGTCAAGGACCCGGCCTGGCTCACCGGCATCGCCGCCGAGCTCGCCGCCGACGTCCCGGACCTGACCGCCACCGTGCGCGACGAGAAGTGGCTCGCGGACAACGGTTTCGGCGGCATCCTCGCCGTCGGCGGCGGCTCGGCGCGGCCGCCGCGGCTGCTGGAGCTGACCTACCGCCCGAAGGACGCGGCGGGACCGCACCTGGTGCTGGTGGGCAAGGGCATCACCTTCGACACCGGCGGCATCTCGATCAAGCCCGCCGAGGGCATGCACCTGATGCGCACCGACATGTCCGGCGGCGGCGCGGTGATCGCGGCGCTGCTGACCATCGCGCGCCTCGGCCTGGCGGTGCGGGTCACCGGCCTGGTGCCGTCGGCGGAGAACCACGTGTCCGGCACCGCCTACCGGCCCGGTGACGTCGTCCGGCACTACGGCGGCACCACCACCGAGGTCGGCAACACCGACGCCGAGGGCCGGATGGTGCTCGCCGACGCCATCGCCTACGCGGTCGACAAGCTCGAACCCGACGTGCTGGTGGACGTCGCGACGCTGACCGGTGCGATGAAGGTCGCGCTCGGCCTGCGCACGGGCGGCCTGTTCGCCTCCGACGAGCGCCTGGCCGAGCAGGTCAGCGCGGCCGGTGCGGGCGTCGGTGAGGCCTGGTGGCGGATGCCGCTGCTGGAGGACCACGCGGAGGCCGTCCAGGGCGAGCTGGCGGACGTCAAGCAGACCCCGGCCGGACCGGGCGGCATCACGGCGGCGCTGTTCCTCCGCGAGTTCACCGGCGGCCTGCCGTGGGCGCACCTGGACATCGCGGGCCCGGCGCGGGCGGACAAGGACTACAACGAGGTCGTGTCGGGCGCCACCGGGTTCGCGGCCCGCAGCCTCGTCGAGCTCGCCGCCACCCTCACCAAGCCCTGA
- a CDS encoding DUF3117 domain-containing protein — MAAMKPRTGDGPLEVTKEGRGIVMRVPLEGGGRLVVEMSVEEAKNLGDALESATG, encoded by the coding sequence ATGGCGGCCATGAAGCCCCGGACCGGTGACGGTCCCCTCGAGGTGACTAAGGAGGGACGCGGCATCGTGATGCGCGTTCCACTTGAGGGTGGTGGGCGGCTCGTCGTCGAGATGTCGGTCGAGGAGGCCAAGAACCTGGGTGACGCCCTGGAGTCCGCCACCGGCTGA